ATATGGCATCATTGTGGCCGGCAGTATTTTCGAAAATCTGCTCCTTGGCACTGACTGGTTTTTGCTCGGTTCGGTGATCGGATTTTTATGGCTGGCGGCGGGCTTGGTCGGTCTGACGCTGGCCGTGCGCGAGTTGAGAAAAAGCGAGGGCTACATGCTGGTCGAGTCCGGTCCCTTCGCCTGGAGCCGCAACCCGATCCTGGCCGCCAATCTGCTTGGCATAATGCCTGGGCTTTGCTTGGTCCTGAACACCAATGTGGGGATTCTGGGCATTGCTGTCGGAATTTTTCTTTTTTCCAAAAACGTCGGCGCCGAAGAATTGGAACTCGAAGACCAGTTCGGCGAGATTTATCAGGCTTACCGCGAACGGGTCAGCCGTCTGCTCCCCCTTCCATCCTGTCTGGAAAATTGATCCCTGCACGATGACGGCAGCCTTCGGGTTGCCTTTTTTTTAAAGAAAAAAGCGCCCGTGTGGGGCGCTTCGTCAGGATCATGTCTGCTTTTTTTTCAGTAAGATAGAACCAACTGCATTGTGCTGATCCTCTGGATCTGTTTTCCGTATTCCCTGATTTCCTGCAGGTCATAGCTGTCGTCCTGAACTGCGGATGCGACATGCGCATTG
This DNA window, taken from Desulfomicrobium sp. ZS1, encodes the following:
- a CDS encoding isoprenylcysteine carboxylmethyltransferase family protein; the encoded protein is MMNTQSLACKVLVPAYGIIVAGSIFENLLLGTDWFLLGSVIGFLWLAAGLVGLTLAVRELRKSEGYMLVESGPFAWSRNPILAANLLGIMPGLCLVLNTNVGILGIAVGIFLFSKNVGAEELELEDQFGEIYQAYRERVSRLLPLPSCLEN